The following are from one region of the Manduca sexta isolate Smith_Timp_Sample1 unplaced genomic scaffold, JHU_Msex_v1.0 HiC_scaffold_3396, whole genome shotgun sequence genome:
- the LOC115449748 gene encoding LOW QUALITY PROTEIN: uncharacterized protein LOC115449748 (The sequence of the model RefSeq protein was modified relative to this genomic sequence to represent the inferred CDS: inserted 1 base in 1 codon), which yields MLDHTMERQDGWSGGESSAAENATESSHAAERDRVRIEFYATYDVMTGVRIAATLGGFFALMVFLIVYKSRSKSVKALNDPKIVELAEAVVAEEQAVEEERQLTAALEEALSERARSRPSIGEEPPWPRTSRFASYGGGYGSLLTPPRRLSAPRGDSLPGSALRFAERRXPSAGPRDRRLSSATCSSSGSSYLERRGSSVVCSLPERRLSPCPSERLAPLASVGSVGPSYAVECELASVGADSVFAEDDADSTDDEVEQFSTDSGGGEAAAVGECTELASRPVQLPLRFDRVSHSRETLF from the exons ATGCTTGACCACACAATGGAGCGCCAAGATGGTTGGAGTGGTGGAGAGTCGAGTGCGGCTGAGAACGCCACAGAGAGTTCACATGCAGCCGAGCGCGATCGGGTGCGCATCGAATTTTATGCCACCTATGACGTCATGACCGGTGTGCGCATAGCCGCTACGCTGGGCGGCTTTTTTGCATTAATGGTCTTTTTGATCGTTTACAAGAGCCGTAGTAAATCGGTTAAAGCTCTTAATGATCCCAAAATCGTAGAACTAGCGGAGGCCGTCGTCGCTGAGGAACAAGCGGTCGAAGAAGAACGGCAGCTCACGGCTGCCTTGGAAGAGGCGCTGTCGGAACGCGCCCGATCTCGTCCGTCTATCGGCGAGGAGCCACCTTGGCCGCGAACATCACGCTTCGCTTCATACGGTGGTGGATACGGTAGTCTGTTAACGCCGCCTCGTCGGCTGTCTGCCCCTCGAGGAGATTCGCTGCCAGGCTCTGCCTTACGTTTCGCGGAGCGGC GACCGTCAGCAGGACCGCGCGATCGGCGACTCAGTTCTGCGACTTGTTCGAGTTCAGGAAGTTCTTACTTAGAGCGGCGTGGTTCCTCAGTTGTGTGTTCGCTGCCCGAGCGTCGCTTGTCGCCGTGTCCGAGCGAACGTCTCGCGCCGCTCGCGTCCGTGGGCAGTGTGGGCCCGTCCTATGCCGTAGAATGCGAATTAGCGTCAGTAGGCGCGGACTCTGTATTTGCGGAGGACGATGCGGACTCTACGGATGATGAAGTGGAACAGTTTTCGACGGATAGCGGTGGTGGTGAAGCGGCGGCGGTCGGCGAGTGCACCGAGCTCGCCAGCCGCCCCGTTCAATTACCGTTACGGTTTGACCGCGTTTCACATTCGCGGGAAACATTGTTCTAG